A genome region from Camelina sativa cultivar DH55 chromosome 10, Cs, whole genome shotgun sequence includes the following:
- the LOC104716389 gene encoding cytochrome P450 81D11-like codes for METKTLIFSILFILLTLKFLIGKLKRKPNLPPSPAWSLPVIGHLRLLKPPIHRTFLSLSQSLNNAPIFSLRLGNRLVVVNSSHSIAEECFTKNDVVLANRPKFILAKHIAYDYTTMIAASYGDHWRNLRRIASIELFSNHRINSFLSIRKDEIKRLVLRLSKNFSQEFAKVEMKSMLSDLTFNNIIRMVAGKRYYGDGVEDDAEAKRVRQLIADVVACAGAGNAIDYLPVLRLVSDYETRVKKLAGRLDEFLQGLVDEKRAAKEKGNTMIDHLLTLQESQPDYFTDRIIKGNMLALILAGTDTSAVTLEWALSNLLNHPEVLNKTRDEIDRTVGLDRLIDESDISNLPYLQNIVSETLRLYPAVPMLLPHVASEDCKVGGYDMPQGTILLTNAWAIHRDPQLWDNPTSFKPERFEKEGEAHKLMPFGLGRRACPGSVLALRLVNLTLGTLIQCLEWERIGEEEVDMSESKGGTMPKAKPLEAMCRSRAFVGKFFNESA; via the exons ATggaaaccaaaaccctaattttctcaATCCTCTTCATTCTCCTCACGCTCAAGTTCTTGATCGGGAAACTCAAGCGAAAGCCAAACCTTCCTCCGAGTCCGGCATGGTCGTTACCTGTGATAGGTCACCTCCGTCTTCTCAAACCCCCGATTCATCGAACTTTCCTCTCACTCTCTCAATCCCTAAACAATGCTCCGATCTTCTCCCTCCGACTCGGAAACCGACTCGTTGTCGTGAACTCGTCACACTCGATCGCCGAAGAGTGCTTCACCAAGAACGACGTCGTTCTCGCGAACAGGCCAAAATTCATCCTCGCTAAACACATCGCGTACGATTACACAACCATGATCGCAGCTTCTTACGGTGACCACTGGCGAAACCTCCGCCGTATCGCCTCCATCGAGTTATTCTCCAATCACCGTATTAACAGCTTTTTGTCTATTCGTAAAGACGAGATCAAGCGACTTGTGTTACGTCTCTCCAAGAACTTTTCACAA GAGTTTGCTAAGGTGGAGATGAAATCAATGTTATCTGACTTAACATTCAACAACATCATCAGAATGGTAGCTGGAAAACGTTACTACGGAGACGGTGTAGAGGACGATGCGGAGGCTAAACGAGTCCGGCAGCTTATTGCGGATGTGGTGGCTTGTGCTGGTGCTGGAAACGCTATTGATTATTTACCGGTTTTGCGGTTAGTTTCCGACTACGAGACGCGGGTGAAGAAGTTGGCGGGTAGGCTAGACGAGTTCTTGCAAGGATTGGTTGATGAGAAACGAGCAGCTAAGGAGAAGGGCAATACCATGATCGATCATTTGCTAACTCTACAAGAATCTCAACCGGACTACTTCACGGATCGTATCATCAAAGGAAACATGCTT GCTTTGATACTAGCAGGGACCGACACATCAGCGGTTACGTTAGAATGGGCGTTGTCGAACCTGTTGAACCATCCTGAGGTATTGAACAAGACGAGAGATGAAATCGATAGGACGGTCGGTTTAGACAGGCTTATTGACGAATCGGACATATCAAATCTGCCTTATCTTCAAAACATTGTGTCTGAAACGTTACGCCTTTACCCTGCTGTACCGATGCTGCTTCCTCACGTTGCGTCAGAAGACTGCAAAGTTGGGGGATACGATATGCCACAGGGTACGATACTATTGACCAATGCATGGGCTATACACAGAGATCCTCAGCTATGGGATAATCCCACGAGCTTCAAGCCAGAGAGGTTCGAGAAAGAAGGAGAGGCTCATAAGCTAATGCCGTTTGGGTTAGGAAGAAGGGCGTGTCCTGGTTCCGTATTGGCTCTTCGGCTAGTAAACCTGACTCTTGGAACACTGATTCAGTGTTTGGAATGGgagaggattggagaagaagaagtggataTGAGTGAAAGCAAAGGAGGCACAATGCCTAAAGCCAAACCTCTGGAAGCCATGTGCAGATCACGTGCCTTTGTTGGTAAATTCTTCAACGAGTCCGCTTGA
- the LOC104716392 gene encoding uncharacterized protein LOC104716392, which yields MKPSRSEEVSDPEQQIKNSNQIRADFDSLAPKRPTKPTRSEPGLPGSFTTSDEATDHPEADKFRSLQSQTHGKVLGEGDSSAVQDEFLETEYYTNLTATDKQHHTTGSGFINVVKEDGGGETTEAVTTSAVGDGGEKAVYRSNPATNEWIPAAAEEDLVSESYSKPNRSESS from the exons ATGAAGCCAAGCCGGAGCGAAGAAGTATCCGACCCGGAACAGCAGATCAAGAACTCGAACCAGATCAGAGCTGATTTCGATTCCTTAGCCCCAAAACGACCCACTAAACCCACTCGTAGCGAACCTGGACTTCCTGGATCTTTCACTACTTCAGACGAAGCCACGGACCATCCTGAAGCTGACAAATTCCGATCTCTCCAGTCACAAACTCAT GGTAAAGTACTAGGTGAGGGAGATTCATCTGCAGTTCAAGATGAGTTCTTGGAAACAGAGTATTACACAAATCTCACCGCCACTGATAAGCAACATCACACg ACTGGAAGTGGGTTTATCAATGTGGTGAAGGAAGACGGTGGTGGAGAGACAACCGAGGCCGTAACCACCTCCGCAGTCGGAGACGGAGGagaaaaagctgtttacagaAGCAATCCGGCGACGAACGAATGGATCCCTGCGGCGGCGGAGGAAGATCTCGTTTCTGAATCTTACTCTAAACCAAACCGGAGCGAGAGTTCTTGA
- the LOC104719942 gene encoding cytochrome P450 81D11-like — MPKQKFPPSPANSLPVIGHLHLMKRPFHRKFLSFSQSLGNAPIIHLRLGHRHVYVVSSRAVAEECFTKNDIVLASRPVMMMNKHLGYNAKHMIGASYGDHWRSLRRITASELFSSHRLSTFLHIRKDEIRRLILRLSQDPLHGFVEVEMKSLFTNLVFNNIIRIIAGKQYYGDDTEDEEEAKLTRQLVSEVVAGDGGRNYADYLSFLGWFTDTEARIKDVAHRFDAFLQKLIDEKRADKETSQTMIHHLLSLQETQPSHYTDVIIKQIILDLIVAGTDTISITLEWALSNLLNHQEVLMKARMEIDDKIGLDRLVDEPDIVNLPYLQNIMLETLRLYPPAPLLLPHLSSEDCEVGGYDMPRGTMLLMNVWAMHRDPELWKDPEQFKPERFDKEGEAQKVMAFGLGRRACPGAGLAHRFVGLTLGSLIQCFEWERIGVELIEMKEGKGVTMPKKKPLRAMCKTANSVYCT, encoded by the exons ATGCCTAAGCAAAAATTTCCACCGTCTCCGGCAAACTCATTGCCGGTGATCGGCCACCTTCACCTCATGAAGCGACCGTTCCATCGGAaatttctttcattctctcagtCCTTGGGAAATGCTCCAATCATCCATCTCCGTCTCGGACACCGTCACGTGTACGTAGTCTCGTCACGTGCCGTTGCCGAGGAATGTTTCACcaaaaacgacatcgttttggcGAGCAGaccagtgatgatgatgaacaagcATTTAGGTTATAATGCTAAACATATGATCGGAGCATCTTACGGCGACCATTGGCGGAGCCTCCGTCGAATCACCGCCTCTGAGCTATTTTCGTCCCATAGGCTCTCTACGTTTTTGCATATCCGTAAAGACGAGATCCGACGGCTTATATTACGTCTCTCCCAAGACCCATTACAC GGCTTTGTGGAGGTGGAGATGAAATCACTATTTACAAACTTGGTCTTCAACAACATCATCAGGATAATAGCTGGGAAACAATACTACGGCGATGATACAGAGGACGAAGAGGAAGCCAAACTCACGAGACAGTTGGTTTCTGAGGTTGTGGCCGGCGATGGTGGAAGAAACTACGCTGATTATCTCTCGTTTTTGGGTTGGTTCACAGATACCGAAGCACGGATCAAAGACGTGGCTCATCGTTTCGACGCGTTCTTGCAGAAACTGATAGATGAGAAACGTGCAGATAAAGAAACAAGTCAGACGATGATTCATCACTTGCTTTCTCTCCAAGAAACTCAACCTAGTCACTATACGGATGTTATCATCAAACAAATCATCCTT GACTTGATAGTTGCGGGAACGGACACGATATCGATAACGTTAGAATGGGCATTGTCCAATTTGTTGAACCATCAAGAGGTACTAATGAAAGCAagaatggaaattgatgataaAATCGGTTTAGACCGGTTAGTGGATGAACCGGATATTGTGAATCTCCCCTATCTCCAAAACATTATGTTGGAAACACTCCGTTTGTATCCTCCAGCTCCGTTGCTACTCCCTCACTTATCATCGGAAGACTGTGAAGTAGGAGGCTACGATATGCCACGTGGTACAATGCTATTGATGAATGTGTGGGCAATGCACAGAGATCCGGAGTTATGGAAAGATCCAGAGCAGTTCAAGCCGGAGAGGTTTGATAAGGAAGGGGAAGCTCAAAAAGTTATGGCGTTTGGACTCGGACGACGGGCTTGTCCTGGAGCTGGACTTGCTCATCGGTTTGTGGGCTTGACTCTTGGGTCTTTGATCCAATGTTTCGAGTGGGAGAGGATTGGTGTCGAACTTATTGAGATGAAGGAAGGAAAAGGAGTTACTATGCCCAAAAAGAAGCCGTTGCGAGCCATGTGCAAAACAGCGAACTCAGTGTACTGTACATGA
- the LOC104716390 gene encoding cytochrome P450 81D11-like: protein MEGQTLIFTFLFLILSLTLIIGRIKRKPNLPPSPAWALPVIGHLRLLKPPLHRVFLSVSQSLGDAPIISLRLGNRLVFVVSSHSIAEECFTKNDVVLANRFNSLASKHISYGCTTVVTASYSDHWRNLRRIGAVEIFSAHRLNSFSSIRRDEIWRLIASLSRNSSSLGFAKVEMKSMFSNLTFNNIIRMLAGKCYYGDGAEDDPEAKRVRELIAEGMGCFGAGNTADYLPILNWITDSEKRINNIAGRLDEFLQGLVNEKRGRKEQRENTMVDHLLGLQETQPEYYTDRIIKGIMLSLILAGTDTSAVILEWTLSSLLNHPEILSKARDEIDNKVGFDRLLDESDLSHLPYLQNILSESLRLYPASPLLVPHVASEDCKVGGYDMPRGTMLLTNAWAIHRDPGIWDDPTSFKPERFEKEGEAHKLLGFGLGRRACPGSGLAQRLASLAIGSLIQCFEWEKVGEEEVDMTEGGGGVIMPKAIPLVAMCRPRAFVGKLLKESAWV from the exons ATGGAAGgtcaaaccctaattttcacATTCCTTTTCCTAATTCTATCTCTCACACTCATCATCGGAAGAATCAAGCGAAAGCCTAACCTTCCTCCGAGTCCTGCATGGGCGTTACCGGTGATCGGTCATCTCCGCCTTCTCAAGCCGCCGCTCCACAGAGTTTTCCTCTCCGTCTCTCAATCCCTAGGAGATGCTCCGATCATCTCCCTCCGTCTCGGCAACCGACTCGTATTCGTTGTCTCTTCACACTCGATCGCCGAGGAATGCTTCACGAAGAACGACGTCGTACTCGCGAACAGATTTAACTCCCTTGCTTCAAAACACATCTCATATGGCTGCACAACCGTGGTTACAGCTTCGTACAGTGACCACTGGAGAAATCTTCGTCGCATTGGTGCCGTCGAGATATTCTCGGCTCACCGGCTCAATAGCTTCTCCTCTATCCGCCGAGATGAGATCTGGCGGCTTATAGCTTCTCTCTCACGGAACTCTTCTTCACTC GGATTTGCCAAGGTTGAGatgaaatcaatgttttctaacTTAACATTCAACAACATCATTAGAATGCTGGCCGGAAAATGTTACTATGGAGACGGTGCAGAGGATGACCCCGAGGCTAAACGTGTGAGAGAGCTTATCGCAGAGGGGATGGGGTGTTTTGGTGCTGGAAACACTGCTGATTATTTACCGATCCTGAATTGGATCACAGATTCTGAGAAACGGATAAATAATATCGCCGGAAGGCTTGACGAGTTCTTGCAGGGATTGGTCAATGAGAAACGAGGAAGGAAGGAGCAGAGGGAGAACACTATGGTTGATCACTTGCTTGGTTTGCAAGAGACCCAACCTGAGTACTACACGGACAGAATCATTAAAGGAATCATGCTC TCTCTTATACTGGCGGGGACTGATACATCCGCAGTAATATTGGAATGGACATTGTCAAGTTTGTTGAACCATCCAGAGATATTGAGCAAGGCGAGAGATGAAATCGACAATAAGGTTGGCTTCGACAGGCTTTTGGATGAATCAGACCTCTCACATCTTCCTTATCTTCAGAACATTTTGTCCGAGTCCTTGCGTTTGTACCCTGCAAGTCCCTTGTTGGTCCCTCACGTCGCATCAGAAGACTGTAAAGTAGGGGGTTACGATATGCCACGTGGTACGATGCTATTGACTAATGCATGGGCTATACATAGGGATCCTGGGATATGGGATGATCCAACGAGCTTCAAACCAGAGAGGTTCGAGAAAGAAGGGGAAGCTCATAAGCTATTGGGGTTTGGGCTAGGAAGAAGGGCGTGTCCTGGGTCCGGTCTGGCTCAACGGCTAGCAAGCTTGGCTATCGGGTCtttgattcaatgttttgaGTGGGAGAAGgtaggagaagaagaggtggaTATGActgaaggtggaggaggagtCATAATGCCTAAAGCTATACCGTTGGTTGCCATGTGCAGACCACGTGCCTTTGTTGGTAAACTCCTCAAGGAGTCCGCTTGGGTTTAG
- the LOC104716391 gene encoding cytochrome P450 81D11, with the protein MDITQSLLLSFLFLVISIKLLLTKSNRNVNLPPSPAYPLPVIGHLHLLKQPVHRTFLSISQSLGNAPIFHLRLGNRLVYVISSRSIAEECFTKNDIVLANRPDIIMAKHVGYNSTNMIAAPYGDHWRNLRRVAAVKIFSSHRISTFMSIRKDEIRRLITLLSRDSLHGFVEVELKSSLANLVFNNIIMMVAGKRYYGCGTENNDEAKLVRELISEILTGASAGNLADYLPIINWVTKFEQRTISLGNRLDKFLQKLVDEKRAEKEKGQTLINHLLSFQETQPEYYTDVIIKGIILALVVAGTDTSSTTLEWAMSNLLNHPEILMKVRAEIDDKIGSDRLIEESDIVNLPYLQNTVSETLRLYPAVPLLLPHFSSDECKVAAGYDMPRGTMLLTNAWAMHRDPDLWEEPERFKPERFEKEGEAQKLIPFGMGRRACPGAELGKRLVTLALGSLIQCFEWERVGEELLDMTEAEGITMPKATPLRAMCKTRVVVSKVV; encoded by the exons ATGGACATCACCCAAAGCCTacttctctcctttctctttctcgttATCTCTATCAAACTCTTGCTCACAAAATCAAACCGGAACGTTAATCTTCCTCCTTCTCCGGCTTATCCTCTACCGGTTATCGGCCACCTCCACCTCCTCAAGCAACCTGTCCACCGAACATTCCTCTCCATCTCCCAGTCCCTTGGAAATGCTCCTATCTTCCACCTCCGCCTCGGAAACCGCCTCGTTTACGTCATCTCTTCACGTTCTATCGCCGAAGAATGCTTCACCAAAAACGACATCGTTCTTGCGAACCGTCCTGATATTATCATGGCCAAACACGTCGGGTACAACTCCACCAATATGATTGCAGCTCCTTACGGCGACCACTGGAGGAATCTCCGCCGCGTCGCCGCCGTCAAGATATTTTCTTCTCATAGGATCAGTACGTTTATGTCTATCCGTAAAGACGAGATCCGACGGCTCATTACACTTCTCTCTAGAGACTCCTTACAC GGATTTGTTGAAGTAGAGTTGAAATCATCATTAGCCAACTTGGTattcaacaacatcatcatgaTGGTAGCAGGGAAGCGATATTATGGTTGCGGTACAGAAAACAACGATGAAGCAAAGCTCGTGAGGGAACTTATATCGGAGATTTTGACCGGCGCCAGTGCTGGAAATTTGGCTGATTATCTTCCGATCATAAATTGGGTCACAAAGTTTGAGCAACGAACCATAAGTTTGGGGAATCGACTCGATAAGTTTCTGCAAAAATTGGTTGATGAGAAACGTGCGGAGAAAGAAAAGGGTCAAACTTTGATCAATCACTTGCTTTCTTTCCAAGAAACCCAACCTGAGTATTACACTGATGTCATCATCAAAGGAATCATACTT GCTCTTGTAGTTGCAGGAACAGACACGTCATCAACAACACTAGAATGGGCAATGTCAAATTTGTTGAACCATCCTGAGATACTCATGAAAGTGAGAGCCGAGATCGATGATAAGATCGGTTCGGACCGGTTAATCGAGGAATCAGACATTGTGAATCTTCCTTATCTGCAAAACACTGTGTCGGAAACGTTACGTTTATATCCTGCGGTTCCGCTGCTACTCCCTCATTTCTCATCGGATGAATGTAAAGTGGCGGCCGGCTATGATATGCCACGCGGCACGATGTTATTAACAAACGCATGGGCTATGCACAGAGATCCAGATTTATGGGAAGAGCCGGAAAGGTTTAAGCCGGAGAGATTCGAGAAAGAAGGAGAGGCTCAAAAGCTAATCCCATTTGGGATGGGACGACGAGCTTGTCCTGGAGCCGAGCTTGGGAAGCGGTTAGTAACCCTTGCTCTTGGGAGTTTGATTCAGTGTTTTGAGTGGGAGAGAGTTGGTGAAGAACTCTTGGACATGACTGAAGCCGAAGGCATCACTATGCCTAAAGCTACTCCGCTGCGAGCTATGTGCAAGACACGTGTCGTTGTCAGTAAAGTGGTATAA
- the LOC104719940 gene encoding pentatricopeptide repeat-containing protein ELI1, chloroplastic-like: MDPYVSTGLVDVYAKGGDVSSAQKLFDRMPERSLVTSTAMVTCYAKQGNVEAARALFDRMCERDIVSWNVMIDGYAQHGFPSDALMLFQKLLADGTSKPDEITVVATLSACSQIGALETGRWIHVFVKNDRIRLNVKVSTALIDMYSKCGSLEEASLVFNETPRKDIVAWNAMIAGYAMHGYSQEALKLFDEMQVVTGLQPTDITFIGTLQACAHGGLVNEGVRLFESMGQEYGIKPKIEHYGCLVSLLGRAGQLKRAYQIIKNMKIEADSVLWSSVLGSCKLHGDFVLGKEIAEYLIGQNITNSGIYVLLSNIYASADDYEGVVKVRNLMKEKGIVKEPGVSTIEIDNKVHEFRAGDREHLESKEIYTMVRKMSERIKSHGYVPNTNTVLQDLGEIEKEQSLQVHSERLAIAYGLISTKPGSPLKIFKNLRVCSDCHTVTKLISKITGRKIVMRDRNRFHHFSDGSCSCGDFW; the protein is encoded by the coding sequence ATGGATCCGTACGTGTCGACTGGTCTCGTCGACGTTTATGCGAAAGGAGGAGATGTATCATCTGCCCAGAAACtgttcgatagaatgcctgaGAGAAGTCTTGTTACGTCTACAGCTATGGTTACTTGCTACGCAAAGCAGGGGAACGTTGAGGCTGCGAGAGCTTTGTTCGATAGAATGTGTGAGAGAGACATTGTTTCTTGGAACGTGATGATTGATGGATACGCTCAACATGGGTTCCCTAGTGACGCTCTGATGCTTTTTCAGAAACTGTTGGCGGATGGAACATCGAAGCCTGATGAAATAACCGTTGTAGCTACTCTCTCGGCTTGTTCGCAGATTGGAGCGCTTGAAACTGGGCGTTGGATCCATGTTTTTGTCAAGAACGATCGTATTAGGCTCAATGTTAAAGTATCCACGGCTCTGATTGATATGTATAGCAAGTGTGGGAGCTTGGAAGAAGCAAGTTTAGTGTTTAATGAGACTCCGAGGAAGGATATTGTGGCGTGGAATGCGATGATTGCTGGTTATGCAATGCACGGTTATAGCCAAGAAGCGTTGAAATTGTTTGATGAGATGCAGGTTGTTACAGGGTTGCAGCCAACTGATATAACTTTCATCGGAACACTTCAGGCTTGTGCTCATGGTGGATTAGTAAACGAAGGGGTGAGACTGTTTGAGTCAATGGGACAAGAGTATGGGATTAAACCCAAGATCGAGCATTACGGATGCTTGGTCAGTCTGCTTGGTCGTGCTGGTCAGCTGAAACGAGCTTaccaaatcataaaaaacatgaaaattgaAGCTGATTCTGTCTTATGGAGTTCTGTTCTTGGAAGCTGTAAACTTCATGGAGATTTTGTGTTAGGCAAGGAAATTGCAGAGTATCTCATTGgacaaaacatcacaaactcaGGAATCTATGTTCTTCTCTCAAACATATATGCATCAGCGGACGATTATGAAGGTGTTGTAAAAGTGAGAAACTTGATGAAGGAGAAAGGAATCGTGAAGGAGCCCGGTGTAAGCACAATAGAAATCGATAACAAAGTTCATGAATTCCGAGCTGGAGATAGAGAACACTTAGAAAGCAAGGAAATCTACACAATGGTAAGAAAGATGAGCGAGCGGATCAAGTCTCATGGTTACGTTCCAAATACAAACACGGTCTTGCAGGATCTTGGAGAAATAGAGAAAGAGCAATCTCTACAAGTTCATAGCGAGAGGCTCGCGATTGCTTATGGTCTGATCAGTACCAAACCGGGAAGTCCCTTAAAGATATTCAAGAACCTACGAGTGTGTTCAGATTGTCACACAGTGACGAAACTGATATCCAAAATCACCGGACGTAAAATCGTCATGAGAGATCGGAATAGGTTCCACCATTTCTCGGATGGTTCGTGTTCTTGTGGCGATTTCTGgtaa